In Deltaproteobacteria bacterium, the DNA window TCTGCCGCGGACAAAGCCGACGCCAACGAGGCGGCATTTGGCGACTTGCGCGCCAACCTCGCGCGCGTGGGGTTGTCGGCCGACGACACCCCGGTCGTTCTCCAGTTCAACAAGCGCGACCTCCCCGATGCGATCGCCGACGACGAGGTCGACCGCGTCGCCGCGCGGTGGGCGCTGCCGGTCGTGCGCGCGTCGGCCGTGCGCGGCGAGGGTGTGGTCGACACGCTGCTCGCGTTGGTCGGCCGCACCTGGGATGCGCTGGATGCCGAGGCGGACCTCAGTCGCCGATTCGGCCTGTCGACTGGCGATCTCGTGGCCGAGCTGGGCGAGAATGTGCTCGGGGTACGCGAGGGCGCGTAGGCGCCGGGTGCGGTGGTACAATCGCCCGGTGCGCCGAAGCCCTTCGGCCCTGGACGCCCCCGTCTCGCTGTCCGACCTGCTCGAACCCGCGGACCTCGAGGAGGTGGCGCGATGTTTCGTCGAACTGCACGGCGTCCCGATTGCGATCCGATCGGACGACGGCGCGGTGGAGGTCGCCGCGGGCGACCGCGGTGCGCTCGGGACCGGGGCGCATCATAGCCGCCCGCTGGTCTACGACGGTCGCGATCTCGGCGAAGTGATCGTCGGCCCCTACGACCCGAGCCGGATCGGGGACGACGCGGTGGCCGCGGTCGCGCGGGCGGTAACGCGCATGCTCGGTGTGCTCGTTCACGCCGCCTATGCGCGCCATCTGACCGCGGCTGCGCACGTCGCCGCGATGGACGACGCCTACCGGGAACTGGCCGTCAACAACGAGCGGCTCGCGGAGGCGGTGGCGCGGCTGCAGGAGGTCGACCGCCTCAAGTCGAACTTTTTGGCGACCGTGTCGCACGAGCTGCGGACGCCGCTCACCAGCGTGATCGGCTACTCGGAAATGCTCGTCGAGGGGCTCGCCGGCGAACTCAACGACGAGCAACAGGATTACGTGCGCACGATCTTGGCGAAAGCCGATCAGCTGCTGCAGCTCATCACCGGCATCCTCGACTTGACCGCGATGGAGGCCGGCGCGCTGCGGATCGCGCGCGCGCCGGTGGCGGTCGACGAGCTGATCGACCGCGTCGTGGCCACGTTCGAGCCACATGCGCGCACGAAGGGCATCGCGATCGGGCGATCGCGGCCGGTCGGCGTGCGCGTTTTTGGCGACGAGCGCAAGGTCCACCAGATCCTGACGCACTTGGTGACCAACGCGGTCAAGTTCACCCGGTCGGGCGGTCGCGTGGA includes these proteins:
- a CDS encoding sensor histidine kinase yields the protein MRSPTTRSTASPRGGRCRSCARRPCAARVWSTRCSRWSAAPGMRWMPRRTSVADSACRLAISWPSWARMCSGYARARRRRVRWYNRPVRRSPSALDAPVSLSDLLEPADLEEVARCFVELHGVPIAIRSDDGAVEVAAGDRGALGTGAHHSRPLVYDGRDLGEVIVGPYDPSRIGDDAVAAVARAVTRMLGVLVHAAYARHLTAAAHVAAMDDAYRELAVNNERLAEAVARLQEVDRLKSNFLATVSHELRTPLTSVIGYSEMLVEGLAGELNDEQQDYVRTILAKADQLLQLITGILDLTAMEAGALRIARAPVAVDELIDRVVATFEPHARTKGIAIGRSRPVGVRVFGDERKVHQILTHLVTNAVKFTRSGGRVDVSAEVGPLERDAVRADGSADRDALGVRITVSDSGIGIPPEKQAHIFEPFFQVDSSSTREYGGTGLGLTLVKSYVEVHGGAVWVDSEPGRGSRFVVTLPAVPDDLDSYLATAAHAP